A window of Vicia villosa cultivar HV-30 ecotype Madison, WI unplaced genomic scaffold, Vvil1.0 ctg.001554F_1_1, whole genome shotgun sequence contains these coding sequences:
- the LOC131635808 gene encoding uncharacterized protein LOC131635808 — MDCDRGGNYKKKNEVATPFDGNYTMRLRCPFRLRFVSSGIGWKVVVKCGMHNHRLDKDMLGHDILGRLKDDERSTIWHQGKRDALTEMQKLLSLIYQEKYMCWSRNKENSDIVADIFWTHPDSVKLLNMFLLVLLFDCTYKTNRYRLPLPEIVGVTSTKLTFSVAFAYLEHERDKTSHGVESAHWRLKNMLNISRGDLCASWEAVNTMLKLQLEYEGKEKWMMIPDMGYPIASKYSVVFVSISMLMNITFFPLLIAPPPYTSRHTIIVIGFVNHNHWVQVKLRPVCPLPPITDRWRKNYSDNAKTWESAYAGRLRHWKELSRNPDIGNNCSNDAKNVVLL, encoded by the exons ATGGACTGTGACAGAGGAggaaattacaaaaagaaaaatgaagttgCGACCCCTTTTGATGGCAATTATACTATGAGGCTTAGATGTCCATTTAGGCTGAGATTTGTTTCGAGTGGTATTGGTTGGAAGGTGGTGGTTAAATGTGGGATGCATAATCATAGACTAGATAAGGATATGTTAGGTCATGACATCTTGGGCCGTCTAAAAGATGATGAAAGAAGTACAATATGGCACCAAG GCAAGAGAGATGCATTAACAGAAATGCAAAAGTTATTGAGCCTTATTTACCAGGAGAAATACATGTGTTGGTCTAGAAATAAGGAGAATTCAGATATTGTGGCTGATATCTTCTGGACACACCCTGACTCTGTCAAGTTGTTAAATATGTTTCTTTTAGTGTTGCTTTTTGATTGCACGTACAAGACAAATAG GTACCGGCTACCACTGCCTGAGATTGTTGGCGTTACATCAACAAAATTGACTTTTTCAGTTGCTTTTGCATATTTGGAACATGAAAGGGATAAAACTTCACATGG GGTGGAGTCTGCACATTGGAGACTGAAGAACATGTTGAATATAAGTCGTGGTGATTTATGTGCAAGCTGGGAGGCTGTGAACACAATGTTAAAGTTGCAGCTAG aaTATGAG GGTAAGgagaaatggatgatgattccCGATATGGGTTACCCTATTGCTTCTAAGTACAGTGTAGTATTTGTTTCTATTTCCATGTTAATGAACATAACATTTTTCCCACTTCTCATAGCTCCACCCCCATACACGAGTCGACATACAATCATTGTTATTGGTTTTGTCAACCATAATCATTGGGTTCAAGTGAAGTTGAGACCCGTTTGTCCACTGCCTCCAATCACTGATCGTTGGAGGAAGAATTATTCTGATAATGCCAAAACATGGGAATCAGCATATGCTGGTCGACTCAGACACTGGAAAGAATTGTCTAGGAATCCAGACATTGGGAATAATTGTTCTAATGATGCAAAAAATGTAGTTTTGTTGTAA
- the LOC131635793 gene encoding large ribosomal subunit protein uL23y-like has product MAPSKVDKPKKADPKAQALKTAKAVKSGGQVIKKKSKKIRTTVTFHRPKTLSKERNPKYPRISATPRNKLDYYQILKFPLTTESAMKKIEDNNTLVFIVDLRADKKKIKDAVKKMYDIQAKKVNTLIRPDGTKKAYVRLTPDYDALDVANKIGII; this is encoded by the exons ATGGCTCCGTCAAAGG TGGACAAACCAAAAAAAGCTGATCCCAAAGCTCAGGCCTTGAAGACAGCCAAGGCCGTGAAGTCAGGTGGCCAAGTGATcaagaagaaatcaaagaagatcAGAACAACTGTCACATTTCACCGGCCAAAGACACTGTCAAAGGAAAGAAACCCCAAGTATCCTCGCATTAGTGCAACACCAAGAAACAAGTTGGACTACTATCAAATACTTAAATTTCCTCTAACTACCGAGTCTGCAATGAAGAAAATTGAAGATAACAATACACTTGTCTTTATTGTCGACCTCCGCGctgacaaaaagaaaattaaagatgCTGTGAAGAAAATGTATGACATTCAGGCCAAGAAAGTGAACACTTTGATCAG GCCTGATGGTACGAAGAAAGCCTATGTTAGGTTGACTCCAGATTATGATGCACTGGATGTTGCCAACAAAATCGGTATCATTTAA